In one Nicotiana sylvestris chromosome 8, ASM39365v2, whole genome shotgun sequence genomic region, the following are encoded:
- the LOC104220120 gene encoding la-related protein 1C-like, producing the protein MAMPADSSVSNNSPLSPVTTADGSSAAVNSPQSRLSLTSPWAQVVRGGSDAEVTTVTAPRSPSASPSPPEQVSVPDSSAQKISPENEVSDSQPESSSGTNDALGPPKKPAWNKPLNGVVEAGSVMGGAVAWPALSESTRAIPKSSSESSKPVADGSNTLPQGPVISPLPQKQANSNANSHSNANHTMPVRQRSMKHRGGSSSSVGSGPGSGSNQGGFSRAPPPPPPPLPPPFPVMPYGNLLPPVLDPRVRGPRPIGGVSSQPHGGDQSSHRNPNRKGNFGGRPRGDGSYHSRRDQDRRDVHQAPQFVPPPVGFITPQSPGSAPFMPAPLRPFAGPVGYDMPPQFIYVPTMPPESFRGVPIIPPPPPPPPPFFFPVVDPNLPALLVKQIEYYFSDDNLVKDDFLRSKMDEEGWVPIELIANFPRVRHLTNNIQFILDCLRASTLVEVQDDKVRRRDDWKKWIHTSGHLTADSGSQTPGGSTENALTSSFQEVSLGESGNDKSNDVDRRDVQVEVAVSGLSEELTSQSKLVQEGNAEEICSGHAGSSQVG; encoded by the exons ATGGCCATGCCGGCCGATTCTTCAGTATCTAACAACTCGCCGCTTTCGCCTGTCACCACCGCCGACGGTAGCTCCGCCGCCGTCAACAGTCCTCAGTCTCGCCTGAGTTTAACCTCACCTTGGGCACAAGTCGTCCGCGGTGGTAGCGATGCTGAAGTAACCACGGTCACCGCTCCTCGCTCCCCGTCAGCATCACCATCACCGCCGGAGCAAGTTTCGGTTCCCGATAGCTCGGCTCAGAAAATTTCTCCGGAGAATGAGGTCTCCGATAGTCAGCCTGAGAGCTCCAGTGGTACTAATGATGCTTTAGGTCCTCCGAAAAAGCCTGCTTGGAACAAACCTTTAAACGGCGTCGTTGAAGCCGGTTCGGTTATGGGTGGTGCTGTTGCTTGGCCGGCTCTCTCTGAGTCTACTCGGGCCATCCCGAAATCGTCTTCGGAGTCATCGAAACCGGTTGCAGATGGATCAAACACACTTCCTCAG GGACCTGTCATTTCACCATTACCGCAAAAACAAGCTAATAGTAATGCAAACTCACATTCAAATGCAAATCACACAATGCCGGTTAGACAAAGATCAATGAAGCATCGCGGGggcagcagcagcagtgttggTAGTGGCCCGGGTAGTGGATCTAATCAGGGCGGCTTTAGTCGGGCTCCACCTCCACCCCCACCGCCATTGCCACCACCATTTCCTGTGATGCCTTATGGGAATTTGTTACCGCCTGTTCTTGATCCTCGTGTAAGGGGTCCTAGACCCATTGGAGGAGTTTCGTCTCAGCCACATGGAGGTGATCAATCTTCACATAGAAATCCAAACAGGAAGGGAAACTTTGGGGGCCGACCCCGTGGAGATGGATCTTATCATAGTAGGCGTGATCAAGATCGGAGAGATGTCCACCAAGCCCCTCAATTTGTTCCTCCTCCAGTAGGGTTCATAACACCCCAGTCCCCTGGTTCTGCCCCATTTATGCCTGCACCTTTGAGACCCTTCGCTGGTCCAGTGGGATATG ATATGCCACCTCAGTTCATTTATGTCCCCACGATGCCTCCAGAGTCCTTTAGGGGTGTTCCAATTATCCCGCCAcctccaccaccaccaccacctttCTTTTTTCCAGTCGTGGATCCAAACTTACCTGCCTTGTTGGTTAAACAGATAGAATATTACTTCAG TGATGATAATCTGGTGAAAGATGACTTTTTGAGGTCCAAAATGGATGAAGAGGGATGGGTTCCTATTGAATTGATTGCTAACTTTCCTCGT GTTAGACATTTGACAAACAACATCCAGTTTATCTTGGACTGTTTGAGGGCTTCAACGCTTGTGGAAGTGCAG GATGATAAGGTAAGGAGACGTGATGATTGGAAGAAATGGATACATACTTCTGGCCATCTTACAGCTGATTCAGGCTCTCAAACTCCTGGTGGATCGACGGAAAATGCTCTAACGAGTTCGTTCCAGGAGGTCTCTTTGGGTGAATCAGGTAACGACAAAAGTAATGATGTGGATCGGCGAGATGTTCAAGTCGAGGTGGCTGTCAGCGGCTTATCGGAGGAATTGACTAGCCAGTCAAAATTGGTTCAGGAAGGTAATGCTGAAGAAATCTGTTCCGGCCACGCAGGAAGCAGTCAAGTTGGTTGA
- the LOC104220118 gene encoding peroxidase 64-like, translated as MMTLTSSLIALVSVIILFSTSLQPAVIALSSDYYDQTCPMAESTITKVVNKAMLNDKTVPAALLRMQFHDCFVRGCDGSVLLNSTRNNKAEKDGPANISLHAFYVIDIAKKQIEDMCPGVVSCADIVALAARDAVALSGGPTWDVPKGRKDGRISKAIETRQLPAPTFNISQLKQSFSKRGLSLDDLVALSGGHTLGFSHCSSFQNRIHNFDNSHVVDPTLQASFATSLQNVCPMHNKVKNAGATMDSTTTLFDNAYYKLLMQGKSLFSSDESLLTSSRTKALVSKYANSQDEFFKAFANSMIKMSSISGGGQEVRLNCRFVN; from the exons ATGATGACATTAACTAGCTCTCTTATTGCTCTAGTTTCTGTTATTATTCTCTTTTCAACTTCTCTCCAACCTGCTGTGATCGCACTTAGCTCCGATTACTATGACCAGACATGCCCCATGGCCGAATCAACCATCACTAAAGTTGTCAACAAAGCTATGTTGAATGATAAAACAGTTCCAGCCGCGCTTTTAAGGATGCAATTCCATGATTGTTTCGTCAGA GGTTGTGATGGTTCTGTGCTGTTGAATTCGACAAGAAACAACAAAGCAGAGAAAGATGGACCAGCTAATATTTCATTGCACGCGTTCTATGTAATTGACATTGCTAAGAAACAAATTGAGGATATGTGTCCTGGAGTTGTCTCTTGTGCTGATATTGTGGCTCTTGCTGCTAGAGATGCTGTTGCTCTT TCGGGAGGTCCTACTTGGGATGtgccaaaaggaagaaaagacggtAGAATCTCAAAGGCCATTGAAACGCGACAATTACCAGCTCCCACCTTTAACATTTCTCAACTGAAACAGAGTTTCTCTAAGAGAGGCCTTTCATTGGATGATTTGGTTGCACTTTCAG GAGGACACACTCTTGGATTCTCTCATTGTTCTTCCTTCCAAAACAGAATCCACAACTTCGACAATAGTCACGTTGTTGATCCAACATTACAAGCATCATTTGCAACCAGTTTGCAAAATGTTTGCCCCATGCACAACAAGGTCAAGAATGCAGGAGCTACAATGGATTCTACTACAACATTATTCGACAACGCCTACTACAAATTACTAATGCAGGGCAAAAGCCTTTTTTCTTCAGATGAATCTTTGCTCACTTCTTCAAGAACCAAAGCATTAGTTTCAAAGTATGCTAATTCCCAAGATGAGTTCTTTAAAGCATTTGCCAATTCAATGATCAAGATGAGTAGTATTAGTGGTGGTGGACAAGAGGTTAGGCTGAACTGTAGATTTGTTAATTAG